CAAAAGGCGATAGGAATAATCACATCACCCAAAAAGACATTGTTATCCTTAAGTGTTAAGCCTAGCTATGTGATTCCAATCATATTAATTATCATAGTTCCTATTTTGCACTTTTTCCTTGCATGGTCCGGTTATGAGAAGATGATGATTGAAAGCTTGGAGATGGGGGTTGCGGGAACGGGAGTAGAGGTTACACCAGAGCTGATTAATATGCAATTAAACGTTAGTAAATGGGCAATGGTTTTAGTGGCAGTATTTGGAGGTCTAGGTGGTGCTGCATTTAGCGCATTATATTATTTTGTTGCAGCAAAGATTGCAAAATCAGACGTATCCTATGGTCGCCTGTTTTCCGTACAACTACATGTTGCAATTATTGGATTGCTATCATATATTATACTAACAATTCTTGTGGTTCTAGGCAATCCGGCAGTAGCATACACTAGCTTAGCGATGGTCTTACCGCAATCAATGCAAACTACATTTATTGGTGGATTGTTATCACCTATTGAATTTTTTGGAATTTGGTCGTTGATTGTGATGTATTATGGCATGCGTATTGTCGCTAAAGTGAGTAAAAAAGCAGCATTAATTTCTGTTATTGTTGCACTTTTGGCAAGCATGCTATTTACAGGCGCGACTTTAGGACTTACTACAGCAATGACAGGAATGATGGGATAGGTGATTTGATGAAAAAGAAAGTAATTATTGGAATTGGTGCTGGGATCGTTTTAACAGCAATTATTGGTATAAGTGTATGGCGTCAGAACATGAACGGTGATGGCGGAGGTTTTGGAGGTAAGGAACAACCTGTAACAACTCAAACGGTTAATGTACAAGAGATTACGTCTACAGTGTCCGTGACAGGTGTTGCCAAAGAAGCATTAAAACAAGAGATGCAAGCAAAAGAAGTGCTTGAAATTACTAAAGTCAATAATGAAAAAGGGGATATCGTCAAAAAAGGTGATGTGCTGTTTGAAGTGGATGTTAAACCCCTTGAAGATGAATTAGAAAAGCTTAAATTAAACCAAGAGCGTGAATATTTACAACTAAGTCGCTTAAGCTCAGAGAGTAACGTATCTGGAGTTGAAAGTGCAAAAATTAGTAATGAGTTATCAAGATTAACATACGAAGCAGCGCAAAAGGAAGTGGCTACACAAGAAAAAGAATACAAAAAGCATCAAGAATTATATGGAGCAGGGATTATCTCAGAGGCAGAACTAGATACAGCAAAGGCCAATCTAGATAATGCAAAGACCCAATTAAATAATGCACAGTTAAACCTAGAACAAAGTCAGGTAAGTGTACGCGAGATTCAATCAACGACAGCAAATACCAATCAAGCCAAAGATTTTGATATTCGAGCACAACGCTTAGCGTTAGAAAGTATTGACCTTGATATTGCCAACTTAGAAGAACGCGTAGAAGAATATCGAACATTTGGAGAAGCCAAAATTGATGGTATTGTATCTGAGATGGATGTACATGAAGGAGATTTTCTAGAGGTTCAAGAGCCGATGGCAACAATTATCTCGGATGAAGAAATTATCATAGAAGCAAATATTCGTGAATATGATATTCGAGAGATTCGTATAGGTCAAGAGGTTCTAATAACAGGAGATGCAATTGATGAATCCGTTGAGGTAAAAGGGCGTGTGCAATACATTGCTCCGGTTGCAGCTAAAGCTATTATAAATGGGCGTGAGTCAACCTCAATCTTGGTTGAAATCGTTGTTGAACAAGGCGTTGAAGAAGTAAAGCCTGGCTATACTGTAGAGTGTGAGATTACAACTTTGAAAAATGAAGAAGCCATTGTCATCTCATATGAAATGTTCGCACGTGAAAAAGACGGAGAAAAAACGGTGTTCGTAGTTAATGAGAACAATGTGTTGGAAGAACGCGTAGTTGAAGTGGGAATTACTTCTGATTTTGATGCAGAAATCACATCAGGAATCGAAAAAAATGAGCTCGTAGTTGTAAATCCGTCAATGTTACTACATGATGGAATGAAGGTATCCGTAAATGAGCGAACGGTGGAAGAAGGGAACTAAATGCATTTAACAGAGAATTTTAAGCAAGCATTTTTGAGTTTGTCCACAAACAAGTTAAGATCGATTTTAACAATGCTTGGCATTATTATGGGGGTTTTTTCTGTGGTCGCCATACTAGCAATCAGTAATGCAGCCAAGGTTTTTATGTTAGATGAGTTCAACAAAATGGGGGCTAATTCAATTATCATACAAAACATGTCATCCAACGGTGAAGAGCTTGAAGAGCGGGACCGACTAACGATGGACGACCTTTATAAGATTAAAGAAGGGGTTGCTGAAGTTGAATTTGTAACAGCGGCACAAGTATTTTATTCGGATATTCGTGTAGAAGATGGATACCAATCCGCATATGTAACAGGAGCAACCCAT
This sequence is a window from Vallitaleaceae bacterium 9-2. Protein-coding genes within it:
- a CDS encoding Yip1 family protein, whose translation is MSEFNDKESANENTNAVADVELNEEYVQMNGFQKAIGIITSPKKTLLSLSVKPSYVIPIILIIIVPILHFFLAWSGYEKMMIESLEMGVAGTGVEVTPELINMQLNVSKWAMVLVAVFGGLGGAAFSALYYFVAAKIAKSDVSYGRLFSVQLHVAIIGLLSYIILTILVVLGNPAVAYTSLAMVLPQSMQTTFIGGLLSPIEFFGIWSLIVMYYGMRIVAKVSKKAALISVIVALLASMLFTGATLGLTTAMTGMMG
- a CDS encoding HlyD family efflux transporter periplasmic adaptor subunit; this translates as MKKKVIIGIGAGIVLTAIIGISVWRQNMNGDGGGFGGKEQPVTTQTVNVQEITSTVSVTGVAKEALKQEMQAKEVLEITKVNNEKGDIVKKGDVLFEVDVKPLEDELEKLKLNQEREYLQLSRLSSESNVSGVESAKISNELSRLTYEAAQKEVATQEKEYKKHQELYGAGIISEAELDTAKANLDNAKTQLNNAQLNLEQSQVSVREIQSTTANTNQAKDFDIRAQRLALESIDLDIANLEERVEEYRTFGEAKIDGIVSEMDVHEGDFLEVQEPMATIISDEEIIIEANIREYDIREIRIGQEVLITGDAIDESVEVKGRVQYIAPVAAKAIINGRESTSILVEIVVEQGVEEVKPGYTVECEITTLKNEEAIVISYEMFAREKDGEKTVFVVNENNVLEERVVEVGITSDFDAEITSGIEKNELVVVNPSMLLHDGMKVSVNERTVEEGN